The Helianthus annuus cultivar XRQ/B chromosome 15, HanXRQr2.0-SUNRISE, whole genome shotgun sequence genomic sequence AACCTTGCACCCTGCGTATTCGGTCACTAATGTTCAATCCATGATACGTACCCTTGATGGTACTAAGGTCACCTATACCTCTTGGGTTAAACTTTTCCGTTTACATGTCGTCGCCTATCAAGTGCTCGATCATATTGACGAGACACCACCGCCTGCTGAAACAAACCCTGAGTTTCAGTCTTGGAAAGAACCAGATGCTTTAGTTCTTCAATGGATACTCAGCACCATATCAGATAACCTGCTGCCCCGTGTGATAGATAATACGACCACTACTCGACACGCATGGCTGAAACTGGAGAACATCTACCTGCGTAATAAGAAAGCAAGGGCTGGGGTGCTTGAAACTAAGTTCTGTAATCAGACCTTGGCCGCTTGCTCATCTTTAGACAACTATTGTGAGCAACTCAAAGACCTTGCCTATCAGTTAGAAGATGTGGATCACTTAGTTACTGAAGAAAGACTGGTCCTGCAACTTGTTCGAGGGCTACCCGCGGAGTTTGACACGACTGCTTCCCTGATAAACGCTAACGatgctgattgggatcttgctaGGAGCATGTTGGAAGATGAGGTTATTAGACAGGAAGCCCGACAAAAGACCTCACAATCGGTCCTTGTTGCCACCACCCCACAATAAAACTCGCAAACCCAacacccaccacacccttcaacCGGTTATAACCAGCAAACACCAAACTCCTACAACCAACAAATACCATAACAACCCTACTACAACCGACCCCGTGGCCATGGACGTGGCCGGGGACGTGGGAACCGGGGCCGCGGTTCAGGCCATGGTACCCCTAACCCATCATCCGGTTGGACCCCCAATAACCTCTCCTACCCATAATGGGCTTGGTGGAACACACCACCTTGCCCATACCCCACTTAACCTGCTGCACCCTTTTCACACCCCACGGCCCAAACCCCTTCAGTCCAGCACAAACACCAACCGGAAATTATACTCCTCAGGCCCATTATACCACAAACCAGCCCACGGGCTACAATCCCTTGTGTCCATCAGATCTGAATGCGACCTTCTCATCGATGCAGCTAAATTATGACCCAAACCAGCTTATGGATACTGGAGCTTCCTCCCATTCCACTGATGAGCAAGGTACAATTAAAACTCCCAACTCTTTTCCTATTTGTAGTAAAATCTTGGTCGGTAATGGCGCGTCTCTGCCCGTTCTAGGGTCTGGAACAGGCTACCTAACCTTACCCAACCGCACCTATATCCTACCCAATATCCTTTACTGCCCACAAATTATTAAAAAGTTAATTTCTGTTAGACGATTTACTCGTGATAACAGTGTTTCCATTGAATTTGACCCCTTTGCTTTTTCTTTGAAGGACCTTCGAACTGGGCGTCTCCTTTCCCACCACTATAGCACCAGGGATCTCTATCCAGTCACACCACCAAAACTTCCTCCACAGGCTGCCTTTATCGCTTCTTCATCTCATCCATGGCATGAACGTTTGGGACACCCCGACGCTCCAGTCTTGGATGTCTTTAGTCGCCATTTTAATTTTCCTTTACCTTGTAATAAAAACAAACTACCTAGTGTTTGTCACTCATGTTAGCTTTCTAATAGCAAACATTTATCTTTTTCTGCATCTAATTCATTTACATTTTCCCCATTTGATATTATTCATTGTGATCTTTGGACTTCACCAGTTTTAAGTAAATCAGGTTATAAATATTATATGGTGTTGATTGATAATTTTTCACACTTCATTTGGGTGTACCCTTTAAAATACAAATCCGAAACCTTTTCAACATTTATTAACTTTCACCGCCTAATTGCCACCCAATTCAATAGAAGCATAAAAACTTTTCAGTGTGACCTTGGCGGTGAGTTTGACAACAATGCCTTTAAAACCTTTGCCATCCAACACAGTCTATTATTTCGTTTCTCTTGCCCTCAAACCTCTTCCCAAAATTGTCataccccgatatttccacgtattaccggtaggcccggtggggagtatcgtgacgtagttgatatcatcatagtcaaataatcacagttcaatgcacagcggaagtctaaagtaattatattacaaactgattcaaaagtaatatcaaatattacaacggaatgtaagatggatccacaggcggatcttaaaacaaaaagataacattgttcaacagactttaggcatctagaacttgcaagattccctattaacgccctgagctcccagccaattacgtacagtacctgtcacttaatctttttggaaaaatacatcagtttacactggtaaatacaattaactgactcattttgaaaatgttttagaaaattgatttgaatgctcaaggcacaaacattcttttataacttgggacaattatttaaaaataatcttgtatacagttttacttatttgtcgtccgttagtgccggttagaagagccggttaagattaattgacacgccacaggtataatgcccacaaggttgattcctttaagtggattaccaatttttacatatgcaactgtcaggtgtatgcctacaccccgtacTTAGGTCGTGGctatttctttgaatgatgccaaggatatccgggacatgatcatttaacccccaaaggccatacaccaaataatacagattaaaacaggttatgtaaatacattaatcataatccgatttaaatgactacacacccgacaaagcggtattattataataccatatcccaagaccgtatagggaaaataagttaaaagtatttacctgagcaagtataaatcaCAAACAGCAAGTGAACGTAGCTTTTATcaggctcctaatctggaacgaaggtttttaataacctattagattcctaacggttcttaattaagcctagacttagaccagttagttttaaaaagaagatacggttcaaaacgcacgattaagcgaagaccggattagaatgtggtttagacccgacaagcttgaatacttgtttaatatgggtaaacaaaacacattctggattttgagataaaaatgataaagtttgacccgtttcggctaaattatgcaaactagttacataaaccgcaccgaacgcgaaaaatgcataacgggtaatcaaatgagtcatgaacaggtttcctaagttaatatgccttaaatatgttgtgatatcagtaggataccttccattatgcccaaaatgaatttaaactcaaactatgccccgtaggggtattttggtcattttaaagctttaaaaagagtttaaatataaatctgagtttcagTTCTggtataatcagtaaaaatacttaatttaataagttatatcagtaaggtattgcatatatgtgaaatttatcatttataaccaaactatgcaccgaaagggcattttggtaatttcacataagctttaaaagtcaaatctggaaatctgagttaaaaacttttgcttactgttaaagtatacaaatttactaaaaatatcagtaggtatttagtcttatatgtttaaaatagttttaactcatactatgcgtttaaaatacgtaaaaaggcggttttaagcgatttccgggttttataagaaaagctaatatttttatcattccagaaggcttaaaatattttatttatcatataagatCAGTATAAAAAattttggtatcaaaatgatttgtaaaactcattttataggccaaaagggcaaaaccgacaattaccgaatcaaagctagaaccctatgttatgctcagcctaaaaataaaaaaaaaatcttcaaaaataccaaaatattatattatatcagtgggtaaaaagtttggtatcaaaaattgggtttagataggctttatgctaattacgccgtttaattaataaaaagctttcaatttacgctattgagcataactcttaatctagacctcaaactgatgtcaaatttttaggacatgtttataaatcagtaataaaggtttctatcctctcacattttcaaaaatctcgttttatggtcaaagggcataatggtcaacatttaggcatataacggaaacatgcgtatgaatcggataactaaggatccgagttgtataacctcagagggttatactaacctatgaCATGgccctaaaggaatcctaaggcatatctaaactaagctaaatcgggtcagaactgaaagtcaaagcaaaagtatactcttttgcgacttttggttccgaaccgagcctaaactcagagttgtcgggttgaacatgtttagacatgttcgactaatatttaccaagttatttaaaatgagaaaactgatttttatGGCttctatattaatagttatgaattttacTTAAAATCgactcgtttgacttttattcTAATTAcattgacccgacaattaactaagcaaacgtggtaattaggaggtgccctagAAAGGGTTTAATAcgtacctaattacgatcacgtagccatgttcgtagcgaacaatggctcaaccgtttgaaagtcaaagcgtttatcgcaaacgcttgacttttcggtttttaatCGCCAAAcaattaaactaagcacgaatgaacacttacaaagggtccaaaggaCTGAAAGGAACTCAAAAGGAGGCTCCCAATGACTAGGATCCTTAGATTTGAGTTAGAGAGCAAAAGCTTCAAGAATGGGTGAATGAACAAATGAAAACCCATCACTATTTATAGTTTTTGGGATTGCACGGGATCGTGACAAGTGTCGGGAGGTGCAACCAGATCAAGACATGTGTTAGGTAGTTTTATAATTCAATGGGCAAGCCCCTATATTGAAAAATGAGAGTGTGGAAACCAGATTTGGCAAAAACCAGCAACAAAACAAGAATTCTGATGCTGTGCAGTCTACATGGCCCGCGTAAGAAAGCCAGgcagcttacgcggcccgcctaacaGTCCAAACCAGCAAACACATTTCCAGAAATTACAAGAATGGTCCCTGTGAGTATATAAGGTCCTATTTGGCATGTTTAAGGCTCGTTAAGCCATTtccaaggctctacaatgatgcctaaattTAGGGGACACAAAACATGCCCCAAAATATGTcgtatgtcggttcgtttggccgtacggtcacgttgttcgactaattacgacgaaacacgaacggacacGAAAAATGATCCAatttacgcgacgaatggaattttatcaagccaaacactaaaataaaatattttattgcttacataagtttttggatttccgga encodes the following:
- the LOC110942773 gene encoding uncharacterized protein LOC110942773, with the protein product MATNGKKEDQMSSSDKPSKTLHPAYSVTNVQSMIRTLDGTKVTYTSWVKLFRLHVVAYQVLDHIDETPPPAETNPEFQSWKEPDALVLQWILSTISDNLLPRVIDNTTTTRHAWLKLENIYLRNKKARAGVLETKFCNQTLAACSSLDNYCEQLKDLAYQLEDVDHLVTEERLVLQLVRGLPAEFDTTASLINANDADWDLARSMLEDEVIRQEARQKTSQSVLVATTPQ